A single Ptiloglossa arizonensis isolate GNS036 chromosome 2, iyPtiAriz1_principal, whole genome shotgun sequence DNA region contains:
- the LOC143143841 gene encoding sodium-dependent nutrient amino acid transporter 1 isoform X1 — MAKLENGVYKQSGYTNEAFHMENVHVERKGNDNTDHVDKSKGLNVQEKVPAEINPTRAEWGGGLEFLMACIATSVGLGNVWRFPFTAYENGGGAFLIPYIIILILVGKPFYYFEGLLGQFTNKSCAKTWAMAPAMKGLGYGQAFAATCVVSYYCALMGLTLYYLAASFQSELPWSFCRKEWQGQCVDSVAKDNSETPITSSISNGTLYSSAELYFRKIVLNEYDSIEDGIGTPSWQLTICLFLSWTSIFVVLFRGIKSTGKAAYFLAIFPYVVMIALLIRSVTLEGAVNGILFFVTPDWDKLWQPNVWYAAITQCFFSLSVCFGPILTYSSYNNFRHSLSRDVMIVTTLDTFTSLIAGCTIFGILGNLAHEMGVTDISTVVRGGTGLAFISYPEALARFRAVPQLFSVLFFVMMFVLGVGSAVALSGAVFSILYDYFPKVAQWKLVLLLCVLGFLVSLVYITPGGQWFVTLVDYYGGTFVSIIVGVLEMVTVFWLYGVSNFLNDVEFMLGRKPSWYWRLCWAFVTPMLMIVILVYTIVTYVPPTYDSVPFPAYAYGIGWFLFGLGILVIVGSIVQKLIEKRSSSIIETVKASFRPSEEKWGPKDPKIRLEWKEFIAEKNFRHRGGFVETFLK; from the exons ATGGCGAAATTAGAGAACGGAGTTTAC AAACAGAGTGGTTACACGAACGAGGCGTTCCACATGGAAAATGTTCACGTTGAACGAAAAGGGAACGATAACACGGACCACGTCGACAAGTCGAAAGGGTTGAACGTACAAGAGAAAGTACCTGCGGAAATTAACCCAACC AGAGCAGAATGGGGAGGAGGATTGGAATTTTTAATGGCGTGCATTGCCACTTCGGTGGGTCTTGGGAATGTTTGGAGATTTCCATTCACGGCCTACGAAAACGGAGGGGGAGCCTTTCTGATACCGTACATCATCATTCTGATACTGGTCGGAAAACCATTTTACTACTTCGAGGGTCTTCTGGGCCAGTTCACCAATAAATCGTGTGCGAAAACATGGGCCATGGCACCAGCGATGAAAG gCTTGGGGTACGGTCAAGCGTTTGCAGCTACCTGCGTCGTCTCTTACTACTGCGCTTTAATGGGTTTGACGTTGTACTACCTGGCGGCTAGTTTTCAATCTGAACTACCTTGGTCTTTCTGTCGGAAAGAATGGCAGGGTCAGTGTGTCGACTCAGTCGCGAAGGACAACAGCGAGACTCCAATAACCAGTTCCATCAGCAACGGTACCCTGTACAGTTCCGCGGAATTGTACTTCAG GAAAATCGTCCTGAACGAGTACGATTCCATCGAGGATGGCATCGGGACGCCATCTTGGCAGCTGACGATTTGTCTCTTTCTGAGCTGGACATCGATATTCGTAGTACTTTTCCGTGGAATAAAGAGCACCGGCAAAGCGGCGTACTTTCTCGCGATATTTCCGTACGTGGTCATGATCGCTCTGCTGATCAGATCGGTGACCTTAGAGGGTGCGGTCAATGGGATCCTTTTCTTTGTTACACCGGATTGGGACAAACTATGGCAACCGAATGTGTGGTACGCCGCCATCACGCAATGTTTCTTCTCTCTATCCGTCTGCTTTGGCCCCATCCTCACGTATTCGTCTTACAACAACTTCCGGCACAGCCTCAGCAG GGACGTAATGATAGTGACGACATTGGACACGTTCACCAGTTTGATCGCCGGTTGCACAATTTTTGGCATTCTTGGGAATTTGGCACACGAGATGGGCGTCACGGACATATCGACTGTTGTACGCGGCGGTACAGGCCTCGCGTTCATTTCCTATCCGGAAGCTCTGGCAAGATTTAGAGCGGTGCCGCAGCTCTTCTCTGTCCTCTTCTTCGTGATGATGTTCGTGCTCGGTGTCGGAAGCGCGGTGGCCCTTTCCGGTGCCGTCTTCAGCATTCTTTACGATTACTTCCCGAAAGTAGCCCAATGGAAACTGGTACTCCTCCTCTGCGTTTTAGGATTTCTCGTTAGTCTTGTCTACATCACACCA GGTGGTCAATGGTTCGTAACCCTGGTGGATTATTACGGTGGCACGTTCGTATCGATAATCGTCGGTGTTTTGGAAATGGTGACTGTCTTCTGGCTTTACGGAGTGTCGAATTTCTTAAACGACGTGGAGTTCATGTTGGgtagaaaaccatcgtggtattGGAGACTCTGCTGGGCCTTTGTCACACCGATGTTGATGATCGTCATTCTGGTGTACACGATCGTCACTTACGTACCACCCACGTACGACAGTGTACCATTCCCAGCATACGCCTATG GTATCGGATGGTTCCTGTTTGGTTTGGGGATTCTCGTGATCGTCGGCTCGATCGTGCAGAAACTGATAGAGAAGAGATCGTCGTCGATCATCGAG ACGGTCAAAGCATCGTTCCGGCCTTCCGAGGAAAAGTGGGGACCCAAAGATCCCAAAATCCGCCTAGAATGGAAAGAATTTATCGCGGAGAAGAATTTCCGCCATCGAGGCGGCTTCGTTGAAACttttttaaaatag
- the LOC143143841 gene encoding sodium-dependent nutrient amino acid transporter 1 isoform X2: MAKLENGVYSGYTNEAFHMENVHVERKGNDNTDHVDKSKGLNVQEKVPAEINPTRAEWGGGLEFLMACIATSVGLGNVWRFPFTAYENGGGAFLIPYIIILILVGKPFYYFEGLLGQFTNKSCAKTWAMAPAMKGLGYGQAFAATCVVSYYCALMGLTLYYLAASFQSELPWSFCRKEWQGQCVDSVAKDNSETPITSSISNGTLYSSAELYFRKIVLNEYDSIEDGIGTPSWQLTICLFLSWTSIFVVLFRGIKSTGKAAYFLAIFPYVVMIALLIRSVTLEGAVNGILFFVTPDWDKLWQPNVWYAAITQCFFSLSVCFGPILTYSSYNNFRHSLSRDVMIVTTLDTFTSLIAGCTIFGILGNLAHEMGVTDISTVVRGGTGLAFISYPEALARFRAVPQLFSVLFFVMMFVLGVGSAVALSGAVFSILYDYFPKVAQWKLVLLLCVLGFLVSLVYITPGGQWFVTLVDYYGGTFVSIIVGVLEMVTVFWLYGVSNFLNDVEFMLGRKPSWYWRLCWAFVTPMLMIVILVYTIVTYVPPTYDSVPFPAYAYGIGWFLFGLGILVIVGSIVQKLIEKRSSSIIETVKASFRPSEEKWGPKDPKIRLEWKEFIAEKNFRHRGGFVETFLK; the protein is encoded by the exons ATGGCGAAATTAGAGAACGGAGTTTAC AGTGGTTACACGAACGAGGCGTTCCACATGGAAAATGTTCACGTTGAACGAAAAGGGAACGATAACACGGACCACGTCGACAAGTCGAAAGGGTTGAACGTACAAGAGAAAGTACCTGCGGAAATTAACCCAACC AGAGCAGAATGGGGAGGAGGATTGGAATTTTTAATGGCGTGCATTGCCACTTCGGTGGGTCTTGGGAATGTTTGGAGATTTCCATTCACGGCCTACGAAAACGGAGGGGGAGCCTTTCTGATACCGTACATCATCATTCTGATACTGGTCGGAAAACCATTTTACTACTTCGAGGGTCTTCTGGGCCAGTTCACCAATAAATCGTGTGCGAAAACATGGGCCATGGCACCAGCGATGAAAG gCTTGGGGTACGGTCAAGCGTTTGCAGCTACCTGCGTCGTCTCTTACTACTGCGCTTTAATGGGTTTGACGTTGTACTACCTGGCGGCTAGTTTTCAATCTGAACTACCTTGGTCTTTCTGTCGGAAAGAATGGCAGGGTCAGTGTGTCGACTCAGTCGCGAAGGACAACAGCGAGACTCCAATAACCAGTTCCATCAGCAACGGTACCCTGTACAGTTCCGCGGAATTGTACTTCAG GAAAATCGTCCTGAACGAGTACGATTCCATCGAGGATGGCATCGGGACGCCATCTTGGCAGCTGACGATTTGTCTCTTTCTGAGCTGGACATCGATATTCGTAGTACTTTTCCGTGGAATAAAGAGCACCGGCAAAGCGGCGTACTTTCTCGCGATATTTCCGTACGTGGTCATGATCGCTCTGCTGATCAGATCGGTGACCTTAGAGGGTGCGGTCAATGGGATCCTTTTCTTTGTTACACCGGATTGGGACAAACTATGGCAACCGAATGTGTGGTACGCCGCCATCACGCAATGTTTCTTCTCTCTATCCGTCTGCTTTGGCCCCATCCTCACGTATTCGTCTTACAACAACTTCCGGCACAGCCTCAGCAG GGACGTAATGATAGTGACGACATTGGACACGTTCACCAGTTTGATCGCCGGTTGCACAATTTTTGGCATTCTTGGGAATTTGGCACACGAGATGGGCGTCACGGACATATCGACTGTTGTACGCGGCGGTACAGGCCTCGCGTTCATTTCCTATCCGGAAGCTCTGGCAAGATTTAGAGCGGTGCCGCAGCTCTTCTCTGTCCTCTTCTTCGTGATGATGTTCGTGCTCGGTGTCGGAAGCGCGGTGGCCCTTTCCGGTGCCGTCTTCAGCATTCTTTACGATTACTTCCCGAAAGTAGCCCAATGGAAACTGGTACTCCTCCTCTGCGTTTTAGGATTTCTCGTTAGTCTTGTCTACATCACACCA GGTGGTCAATGGTTCGTAACCCTGGTGGATTATTACGGTGGCACGTTCGTATCGATAATCGTCGGTGTTTTGGAAATGGTGACTGTCTTCTGGCTTTACGGAGTGTCGAATTTCTTAAACGACGTGGAGTTCATGTTGGgtagaaaaccatcgtggtattGGAGACTCTGCTGGGCCTTTGTCACACCGATGTTGATGATCGTCATTCTGGTGTACACGATCGTCACTTACGTACCACCCACGTACGACAGTGTACCATTCCCAGCATACGCCTATG GTATCGGATGGTTCCTGTTTGGTTTGGGGATTCTCGTGATCGTCGGCTCGATCGTGCAGAAACTGATAGAGAAGAGATCGTCGTCGATCATCGAG ACGGTCAAAGCATCGTTCCGGCCTTCCGAGGAAAAGTGGGGACCCAAAGATCCCAAAATCCGCCTAGAATGGAAAGAATTTATCGCGGAGAAGAATTTCCGCCATCGAGGCGGCTTCGTTGAAACttttttaaaatag
- the LOC143143841 gene encoding sodium-dependent nutrient amino acid transporter 1 isoform X3, which translates to MACIATSVGLGNVWRFPFTAYENGGGAFLIPYIIILILVGKPFYYFEGLLGQFTNKSCAKTWAMAPAMKGLGYGQAFAATCVVSYYCALMGLTLYYLAASFQSELPWSFCRKEWQGQCVDSVAKDNSETPITSSISNGTLYSSAELYFRKIVLNEYDSIEDGIGTPSWQLTICLFLSWTSIFVVLFRGIKSTGKAAYFLAIFPYVVMIALLIRSVTLEGAVNGILFFVTPDWDKLWQPNVWYAAITQCFFSLSVCFGPILTYSSYNNFRHSLSRDVMIVTTLDTFTSLIAGCTIFGILGNLAHEMGVTDISTVVRGGTGLAFISYPEALARFRAVPQLFSVLFFVMMFVLGVGSAVALSGAVFSILYDYFPKVAQWKLVLLLCVLGFLVSLVYITPGGQWFVTLVDYYGGTFVSIIVGVLEMVTVFWLYGVSNFLNDVEFMLGRKPSWYWRLCWAFVTPMLMIVILVYTIVTYVPPTYDSVPFPAYAYGIGWFLFGLGILVIVGSIVQKLIEKRSSSIIETVKASFRPSEEKWGPKDPKIRLEWKEFIAEKNFRHRGGFVETFLK; encoded by the exons ATGGCGTGCATTGCCACTTCGGTGGGTCTTGGGAATGTTTGGAGATTTCCATTCACGGCCTACGAAAACGGAGGGGGAGCCTTTCTGATACCGTACATCATCATTCTGATACTGGTCGGAAAACCATTTTACTACTTCGAGGGTCTTCTGGGCCAGTTCACCAATAAATCGTGTGCGAAAACATGGGCCATGGCACCAGCGATGAAAG gCTTGGGGTACGGTCAAGCGTTTGCAGCTACCTGCGTCGTCTCTTACTACTGCGCTTTAATGGGTTTGACGTTGTACTACCTGGCGGCTAGTTTTCAATCTGAACTACCTTGGTCTTTCTGTCGGAAAGAATGGCAGGGTCAGTGTGTCGACTCAGTCGCGAAGGACAACAGCGAGACTCCAATAACCAGTTCCATCAGCAACGGTACCCTGTACAGTTCCGCGGAATTGTACTTCAG GAAAATCGTCCTGAACGAGTACGATTCCATCGAGGATGGCATCGGGACGCCATCTTGGCAGCTGACGATTTGTCTCTTTCTGAGCTGGACATCGATATTCGTAGTACTTTTCCGTGGAATAAAGAGCACCGGCAAAGCGGCGTACTTTCTCGCGATATTTCCGTACGTGGTCATGATCGCTCTGCTGATCAGATCGGTGACCTTAGAGGGTGCGGTCAATGGGATCCTTTTCTTTGTTACACCGGATTGGGACAAACTATGGCAACCGAATGTGTGGTACGCCGCCATCACGCAATGTTTCTTCTCTCTATCCGTCTGCTTTGGCCCCATCCTCACGTATTCGTCTTACAACAACTTCCGGCACAGCCTCAGCAG GGACGTAATGATAGTGACGACATTGGACACGTTCACCAGTTTGATCGCCGGTTGCACAATTTTTGGCATTCTTGGGAATTTGGCACACGAGATGGGCGTCACGGACATATCGACTGTTGTACGCGGCGGTACAGGCCTCGCGTTCATTTCCTATCCGGAAGCTCTGGCAAGATTTAGAGCGGTGCCGCAGCTCTTCTCTGTCCTCTTCTTCGTGATGATGTTCGTGCTCGGTGTCGGAAGCGCGGTGGCCCTTTCCGGTGCCGTCTTCAGCATTCTTTACGATTACTTCCCGAAAGTAGCCCAATGGAAACTGGTACTCCTCCTCTGCGTTTTAGGATTTCTCGTTAGTCTTGTCTACATCACACCA GGTGGTCAATGGTTCGTAACCCTGGTGGATTATTACGGTGGCACGTTCGTATCGATAATCGTCGGTGTTTTGGAAATGGTGACTGTCTTCTGGCTTTACGGAGTGTCGAATTTCTTAAACGACGTGGAGTTCATGTTGGgtagaaaaccatcgtggtattGGAGACTCTGCTGGGCCTTTGTCACACCGATGTTGATGATCGTCATTCTGGTGTACACGATCGTCACTTACGTACCACCCACGTACGACAGTGTACCATTCCCAGCATACGCCTATG GTATCGGATGGTTCCTGTTTGGTTTGGGGATTCTCGTGATCGTCGGCTCGATCGTGCAGAAACTGATAGAGAAGAGATCGTCGTCGATCATCGAG ACGGTCAAAGCATCGTTCCGGCCTTCCGAGGAAAAGTGGGGACCCAAAGATCCCAAAATCCGCCTAGAATGGAAAGAATTTATCGCGGAGAAGAATTTCCGCCATCGAGGCGGCTTCGTTGAAACttttttaaaatag
- the LOC143143842 gene encoding sodium-dependent nutrient amino acid transporter 1 isoform X1, giving the protein MTYTQTNLASNDGVPGSYRLLVISASEKRLENGSAAEKTMDKNERAQWGNDVEFLMSCVAFSVGLGNVWRFPNTAYENGGGAFLVPYIIVLFIIGKPLYYMEMILGQFSSRSCVEIWSVSPAFKGIGYGVIVSVFSVVTYYCSLMALTMYYLLASFQTILPWAVCWEEWGDACFDSMSANNETTNIDKRSSADLYFHKVVLNEIEIKEGLGEPSWKLVLALFVSWIFVFVVIRNGVKSSGKAAYFLAVFPYVIMISLLVRAVTLDGAVDGIIFLFEPSWEKIFDPSVWYAAVTQSFFSLGVCFGAVTMYSSYNRFDHNVLRDCTVVTTLDLGTSLIAGTTIFGILGNLAHELGKEDISTVVRAGTGLAFISYPEALAKFTVVPQLFAVLFFLMLFVLGIGTSVAFTAVISSVIKDKFPQFQDWKVAAGVTSTGFLIGIVYCTRGGLYILNLVDYFGGTFIIVFLASFEVMAISWIYGIDNFLDDIEFMVGNRPSIYWRFCWGFLTPLSLFSILIYFLCELTPLTYDDEYYPTSAYVAGWIILALGVIQLPVWIVVTKMKNKDKPIWNIFKPNSEWGPKDPSKYKEWKDFKDAKRISRMNLSKKRSRIVMLLIGGD; this is encoded by the exons ATGACTTACACGCAG ACCAATTTGGCGAGCAACGATGGAGTCCCGGGTTCTTATAGGCTCTTAGTGATATCAGCTAGCGAGAAGCGACTCGAAAATGGG TCTGCGGCTGAGAAAACCATGGATAAAAACGAACGTGCTCAATGGGGGAACGATGTGGAATTCTTGATGTCCTGTGTGGCGTTCTCGGTAGGCCTTGGCAATGTTTGGAGGTTCCCCAATACAGCGTACGAAAACGGAGGTGGTGCGTTCCTCGTACCTTACATCATAGTACTTTTCATCATTGGAAAGCCTCTTTACTACATGGAGATGATCCTGGGACAATTCAGCAGCAGGTCGTGCGTTGAAATTTGGTCCGTGTCTCCGGCTTTCAAAG GAATCGGTTACGGGGTAATTGTATCCGTATTCTCGGTGGTTACTTACTATTGTTCGCTGATGGCGTTGACGATGTACTATTTGCTGGCTAGTTTTCAAACGATTCTTCCTTGGGCTGTTTGTTGGGAAGAATGGGGCGACGCCTGTTTCGACAGCATGTCAGCCaacaacgaaacaacgaacaTCGACAAAAGAAGCTCGGCTGACTTGTATTTTCA CAAAGTGGTTCTCAATGAAATTGAGATTAAAGAAGGACTCGGAGAACCGTCTTGGAAATTGGTACTCGCCCTTTTCGTCAGCTGGATATTCGTCTTCGTAGTGATCAGGAACGGCGTTAAAAGCAGCGGGAAAGCTGCTTATTTTCTCGCTGTGTTCCCGTACGTGATTATGATAAGTCTTTTAGTGAGAGCAGTGACCCTGGACGGAGCCGTGGACGGTATCATATTCTTGTTCGAGCCAAGCTGGGAGAAAATCTTCGACCCTTCGGTTTGGTACGCGGCTGTAACTCAATCGTTTTTCTCTCTTGGAGTTTGCTTCGGGGCTGTCACCATGTACTCCTCTTACAACCGTTTCGATCACAACGTATTaag AGACTGCACAGTAGTGACAACCTTGGATCTGGGCACGAGTTTGATAGCAGGAACTACAATATTCGGGATCTTGGGCAACCTTGCCCACGAATTGGGCAAAGAAGACATCAGCACCGTGGTACGTGCCGGAACTGGTCTCGCTTTCATTTCCTATCCGGAAGCACTCGCCAAGTTCACAGTGGTGCCGCAACTTTTCGCCGTGCTCTTCTTCTTGATGCTGTTCGTACTGGGAATCGGTACCTCGGTGGCCTTCACAGCTGTGATCAGTAGCGTCATTAAGGACAAATTTCCCCAGTTTCAAGACTGGAAAGTCGCTGCTGGCGTTACGAGTACCGGCTTCTTAATAGGAATCGTTTATTGCACGAGA GGAGGACTATACATTTTAAATCTGGTGGACTACTTCGGTGGAACGTTTATCATAGTGTTCCTGGCATCCTTCGAAGTGATGGCAATTTCTTGGATATACG GCATCGATAACTTCTTGGACGACATAGAATTCATGGTTGGCAACCGACCGTCCATATACTGGAGATTCTGTTGGGGTTTCTTGACACCCCTGTCTCTCTTCTCGATCCTGATCTACTTTCTGTGCGAGTTGACGCCCCTCACTTATGACGACGAATACTACCCAACCTCCGCTTATG TCGCTGGTTGGATAATTCTGGCATTGGGGGTGATTCAGTTGCCCGTTTGGATCGTCGTCACCAAGATGAAAAACAAAGATAAACCTATCTGGAAT ATCTTTAAACCGAACTCCGAATGGGGCCCGAAAGATCCGAGCAAGTACAAAGAATGGAAGGATTTCAAGGATGCCAAGAGGATATCGAGGATGAATTTGAGTAAGAAGAGGTCTAGAATCGTCATGTTATTGATCGGAGGAGATTGA
- the LOC143143842 gene encoding sodium-dependent nutrient amino acid transporter 1 isoform X2 — translation MDKNERAQWGNDVEFLMSCVAFSVGLGNVWRFPNTAYENGGGAFLVPYIIVLFIIGKPLYYMEMILGQFSSRSCVEIWSVSPAFKGIGYGVIVSVFSVVTYYCSLMALTMYYLLASFQTILPWAVCWEEWGDACFDSMSANNETTNIDKRSSADLYFHKVVLNEIEIKEGLGEPSWKLVLALFVSWIFVFVVIRNGVKSSGKAAYFLAVFPYVIMISLLVRAVTLDGAVDGIIFLFEPSWEKIFDPSVWYAAVTQSFFSLGVCFGAVTMYSSYNRFDHNVLRDCTVVTTLDLGTSLIAGTTIFGILGNLAHELGKEDISTVVRAGTGLAFISYPEALAKFTVVPQLFAVLFFLMLFVLGIGTSVAFTAVISSVIKDKFPQFQDWKVAAGVTSTGFLIGIVYCTRGGLYILNLVDYFGGTFIIVFLASFEVMAISWIYGIDNFLDDIEFMVGNRPSIYWRFCWGFLTPLSLFSILIYFLCELTPLTYDDEYYPTSAYVAGWIILALGVIQLPVWIVVTKMKNKDKPIWNIFKPNSEWGPKDPSKYKEWKDFKDAKRISRMNLSKKRSRIVMLLIGGD, via the exons ATGGATAAAAACGAACGTGCTCAATGGGGGAACGATGTGGAATTCTTGATGTCCTGTGTGGCGTTCTCGGTAGGCCTTGGCAATGTTTGGAGGTTCCCCAATACAGCGTACGAAAACGGAGGTGGTGCGTTCCTCGTACCTTACATCATAGTACTTTTCATCATTGGAAAGCCTCTTTACTACATGGAGATGATCCTGGGACAATTCAGCAGCAGGTCGTGCGTTGAAATTTGGTCCGTGTCTCCGGCTTTCAAAG GAATCGGTTACGGGGTAATTGTATCCGTATTCTCGGTGGTTACTTACTATTGTTCGCTGATGGCGTTGACGATGTACTATTTGCTGGCTAGTTTTCAAACGATTCTTCCTTGGGCTGTTTGTTGGGAAGAATGGGGCGACGCCTGTTTCGACAGCATGTCAGCCaacaacgaaacaacgaacaTCGACAAAAGAAGCTCGGCTGACTTGTATTTTCA CAAAGTGGTTCTCAATGAAATTGAGATTAAAGAAGGACTCGGAGAACCGTCTTGGAAATTGGTACTCGCCCTTTTCGTCAGCTGGATATTCGTCTTCGTAGTGATCAGGAACGGCGTTAAAAGCAGCGGGAAAGCTGCTTATTTTCTCGCTGTGTTCCCGTACGTGATTATGATAAGTCTTTTAGTGAGAGCAGTGACCCTGGACGGAGCCGTGGACGGTATCATATTCTTGTTCGAGCCAAGCTGGGAGAAAATCTTCGACCCTTCGGTTTGGTACGCGGCTGTAACTCAATCGTTTTTCTCTCTTGGAGTTTGCTTCGGGGCTGTCACCATGTACTCCTCTTACAACCGTTTCGATCACAACGTATTaag AGACTGCACAGTAGTGACAACCTTGGATCTGGGCACGAGTTTGATAGCAGGAACTACAATATTCGGGATCTTGGGCAACCTTGCCCACGAATTGGGCAAAGAAGACATCAGCACCGTGGTACGTGCCGGAACTGGTCTCGCTTTCATTTCCTATCCGGAAGCACTCGCCAAGTTCACAGTGGTGCCGCAACTTTTCGCCGTGCTCTTCTTCTTGATGCTGTTCGTACTGGGAATCGGTACCTCGGTGGCCTTCACAGCTGTGATCAGTAGCGTCATTAAGGACAAATTTCCCCAGTTTCAAGACTGGAAAGTCGCTGCTGGCGTTACGAGTACCGGCTTCTTAATAGGAATCGTTTATTGCACGAGA GGAGGACTATACATTTTAAATCTGGTGGACTACTTCGGTGGAACGTTTATCATAGTGTTCCTGGCATCCTTCGAAGTGATGGCAATTTCTTGGATATACG GCATCGATAACTTCTTGGACGACATAGAATTCATGGTTGGCAACCGACCGTCCATATACTGGAGATTCTGTTGGGGTTTCTTGACACCCCTGTCTCTCTTCTCGATCCTGATCTACTTTCTGTGCGAGTTGACGCCCCTCACTTATGACGACGAATACTACCCAACCTCCGCTTATG TCGCTGGTTGGATAATTCTGGCATTGGGGGTGATTCAGTTGCCCGTTTGGATCGTCGTCACCAAGATGAAAAACAAAGATAAACCTATCTGGAAT ATCTTTAAACCGAACTCCGAATGGGGCCCGAAAGATCCGAGCAAGTACAAAGAATGGAAGGATTTCAAGGATGCCAAGAGGATATCGAGGATGAATTTGAGTAAGAAGAGGTCTAGAATCGTCATGTTATTGATCGGAGGAGATTGA